From a region of the Odoribacter splanchnicus DSM 20712 genome:
- a CDS encoding alpha/beta hydrolase, with the protein MKRLKFLLLSFVLGCAMLAGAQTPEVFPLWPQGVKENNGIKVDRTVDDQGGISNNSTAELLVFHPDPAKNTGKAVLICPGGGYTYLAMGYEGEEFAQWLVKQGITGIVLKYRMPNQHDRIPMTDALRAMKWVRSRSEEWGIDPAKVGIAGFSAGGHLASTVSTHFDSGKSGTTDRLEQYSSRPDFQILFYPVISMTAGLTHSGSREALLGKNPSAEAIAQYSNEQHVTAKTPPALLFHSDDDTVVPSMNSVVFYQALKKNKVPAVLYIFDKGGHGWGMRNNFEYHNQWTNLLANWLKKI; encoded by the coding sequence ATGAAACGATTGAAGTTCTTGTTGCTGAGTTTTGTTTTGGGATGTGCTATGCTTGCCGGAGCTCAGACACCGGAAGTATTTCCTTTATGGCCCCAGGGAGTAAAAGAGAATAATGGCATTAAAGTGGACCGTACGGTAGATGATCAGGGCGGAATTTCGAACAATAGTACAGCAGAACTGTTGGTTTTTCATCCTGATCCTGCTAAAAATACGGGCAAGGCTGTTTTGATTTGTCCGGGAGGTGGTTATACTTATCTGGCTATGGGATATGAAGGTGAAGAATTTGCACAGTGGCTGGTGAAGCAGGGGATTACAGGTATCGTATTGAAATATCGGATGCCTAACCAACATGATCGTATACCGATGACCGATGCTTTGCGTGCGATGAAGTGGGTAAGGAGCCGTAGTGAGGAATGGGGTATCGATCCGGCGAAAGTTGGAATTGCCGGATTTTCTGCAGGCGGGCATTTGGCCTCTACCGTGTCGACGCATTTCGATAGTGGAAAGAGCGGAACTACCGACCGTTTGGAGCAATATAGTTCCCGGCCTGATTTTCAGATTCTTTTTTATCCAGTGATCTCCATGACTGCCGGGTTGACACATAGCGGTTCTCGTGAAGCTCTGTTGGGTAAGAATCCTTCTGCCGAAGCTATTGCACAATACTCGAACGAACAACATGTTACTGCCAAGACCCCACCTGCACTTTTATTTCATAGCGATGACGATACAGTGGTGCCTTCGATGAATAGTGTCGTATTTTATCAGGCTTTGAAAAAGAATAAAGTGCCTGCTGTATTGTATATTTTTGATAAAGGCGGGCATGGCTGGGGAATGCGGAATAATTTCGAATACCATAACCAGTGGACTAATTTGTTGGCCAATTGGCTGAAAAAGATCTGA
- a CDS encoding Dps family protein, translated as MAANIGLNEGMVRASKTVLNNLLSDHFVLLAKTWNYHWNVKGVSFHSYHVFMEDLYNGLIEDIDAIAERIRSLDERPIGSLAGYLEHNRIKEHCESEPLPEAKQMLAILSQDNDTLIREIRKDIEQLEKEEDTDDAGTTNFLEDMIEKKEKTAWMIRAYLEK; from the coding sequence ATGGCTGCTAATATTGGTTTAAATGAAGGTATGGTGAGAGCCAGCAAAACAGTATTGAATAATTTGCTGTCCGACCATTTTGTGTTATTGGCAAAGACGTGGAATTACCATTGGAATGTCAAAGGGGTAAGTTTTCATTCTTACCATGTTTTCATGGAAGATTTGTATAATGGGTTGATTGAAGATATTGATGCTATTGCAGAACGTATCCGTTCTTTGGACGAACGTCCCATCGGTTCGTTGGCCGGTTATCTGGAGCACAACCGCATTAAAGAACATTGTGAATCGGAACCTCTGCCTGAAGCTAAACAGATGTTGGCTATCCTGAGTCAGGACAATGATACGTTAATTCGTGAAATCCGTAAGGACATCGAACAACTCGAGAAAGAAGAGGATACCGATGATGCCGGTACGACAAATTTCCTGGAAGATATGATCGAGAAAAAGGAAAAAACGGCTTGGATGATCCGGGCATATCTGGAAAAATAA
- the rlmD gene encoding 23S rRNA (uracil(1939)-C(5))-methyltransferase RlmD, producing the protein MGRGKKPLLEKVEIQKIAAEGKSIAYIDEKVLFVPNTLPGDIVDVQVTRKRKNFMEGIVTHTHRFSALRIAPACTHFGICGGCKWQNLPYEKQLEFKQQEINDNLQRIGKIKLQNVYPIIGSARQLYYRNKLEFTFSNKRFLTREEISREADIERTPALGFHVPGLFDKVVDIDHCCLQGSSSNEIRNFIKTYALKKGLSFYDIRAQQGFLRTLIIRTASTGEIMVILAFGHEDTGAREQLLETLVRQFPQITSLMYVINEKLNDNLTDQDMFCFHGRDHIFEEMEGLKFKIGPKSFYQTNSEQAYNLYSKTRELAGLTGQETVYDLYTGTGTIANFIARQARKVIGIEYVPEAIEDAKVNSAINHIDNTIFYAGDMKDVLNASFISKHGQPDIIITDPPRAGMHPDVVQTILQASPERIVYVSCNSATQARDLQMMDSAYEVIAVQPVDMFPHTHHVENIVLLRKREFSQTDSCQP; encoded by the coding sequence GTAAATCCATTGCTTATATCGACGAAAAAGTGTTATTTGTCCCGAATACGCTTCCGGGAGATATTGTTGATGTTCAAGTCACCCGAAAACGTAAAAATTTTATGGAAGGCATAGTCACCCATACCCATCGGTTCTCGGCCTTACGTATAGCCCCGGCTTGTACCCATTTCGGCATTTGCGGAGGATGCAAATGGCAAAATCTCCCTTACGAAAAACAACTGGAATTCAAACAGCAGGAAATCAACGACAATTTGCAACGCATCGGAAAAATAAAACTACAAAATGTTTATCCGATCATCGGATCTGCCCGCCAACTCTATTACCGCAACAAGCTAGAGTTTACATTTTCGAATAAGCGCTTTCTCACCCGGGAAGAAATCAGCAGGGAAGCGGATATAGAGCGTACTCCGGCTTTAGGATTTCATGTGCCGGGACTGTTCGACAAAGTGGTAGATATCGATCATTGCTGCCTGCAAGGATCGTCTTCCAACGAAATCCGGAATTTCATCAAAACTTATGCCCTGAAAAAAGGTCTTTCGTTTTACGATATCCGGGCCCAGCAAGGTTTCCTGCGCACCCTGATCATCCGAACTGCCTCGACAGGGGAAATCATGGTTATCCTCGCCTTCGGACATGAAGATACTGGAGCACGCGAACAATTATTGGAAACGCTTGTCCGGCAATTCCCACAAATCACCTCCCTGATGTACGTGATCAACGAAAAACTGAACGATAACCTAACCGATCAGGATATGTTCTGTTTTCATGGCCGGGATCATATCTTTGAAGAAATGGAAGGTCTGAAATTCAAGATCGGTCCGAAATCTTTCTATCAGACTAATTCCGAACAAGCCTATAATCTGTACAGCAAAACACGCGAATTGGCAGGTTTAACCGGGCAGGAAACTGTCTACGATCTCTACACAGGAACAGGAACGATCGCCAATTTTATCGCCCGTCAGGCCCGGAAAGTGATCGGTATAGAATATGTTCCCGAAGCAATCGAAGATGCTAAAGTCAATTCAGCAATCAACCACATAGATAACACTATTTTTTATGCCGGAGACATGAAAGACGTGCTGAATGCTTCATTCATAAGTAAACATGGACAACCGGATATTATCATCACCGATCCTCCCCGCGCAGGCATGCATCCGGATGTAGTCCAAACGATCCTTCAAGCCTCTCCCGAACGTATTGTCTATGTCAGCTGTAACTCAGCAACCCAGGCCAGAGACTTGCAAATGATGGATTCTGCCTACGAAGTTATAGCTGTTCAACCGGTCGACATGTTTCCACACACTCATCACGTCGAAAACATCGTCCTGCTCAGGAAAAGAGAGTTCTCCCAAACTGATTCGTGTCAGCCCTAG
- the crcB gene encoding fluoride efflux transporter CrcB: MWQNIIFVGLGSIVGGVSRYFISEWSRHLFPSSFPWGTFIVNIAGCFLLGLLSGFFTSHPAPVYRLFFTVGFCGSFTTFSTFSFENLQLLSNKAYGLFSLNIGLSLILGILFAGLGYLMTNK, from the coding sequence ATGTGGCAAAACATAATTTTTGTAGGCCTGGGTTCTATCGTCGGAGGGGTTTCACGTTATTTTATCTCTGAGTGGAGCCGGCACCTATTTCCCTCAAGCTTCCCTTGGGGAACTTTTATTGTAAATATCGCCGGTTGTTTCTTACTCGGTTTGTTAAGTGGTTTTTTCACTTCCCATCCTGCTCCGGTCTATCGTCTCTTTTTTACCGTAGGATTCTGTGGTAGTTTTACTACCTTTTCCACCTTCTCATTCGAAAATCTGCAATTACTAAGCAATAAGGCATATGGTTTATTTTCATTAAATATCGGACTGAGCCTCATTTTAGGCATACTTTTTGCTGGACTGGGATATTTGATGACCAATAAGTGA